The Tenuifilum thalassicum genome includes the window GTTTGCGGCGATGTTTTTCTTTCGCGTAAGATAAAGGAGGAAGAGAGGACTATCGTTGCTGTCTCCGATGGATTAGGAAGTGGCGTAAAAGCCAATGTCTTGGCAACTTTAACCGCATCAATGGCTGTGAATTTCACATTAGCCAAACAGCCTGTTGAACGCACCGCACGAATTATTATGCAAACCCTTCCTGTTGATCAGAAGCGTCAGATTAGCTATGCTACATTTACTATTGCTGATGTTGAGGGTAGTGGAGAAACCAGAATAATTGAGTTCGATAATCCTGGCTGGATTTTAGTGCGGAACACGAAGATTGTGGAAATCGACAAGCAGGAACTTTTTATTGATTTGAACGATGGTCGAAAGCGAAAAATGTTGCTTTCCCAGTTTAAACTCCAAAGGGATGATAGAATAGTTTTAGTTTCCGACGGGGTTACACAATCGGGTATTGGTACAGCACGAATGCCTTTTGGGTACGGAGAGGATGCGCTAAAACGCTATGTGTGCAAATTGGTAAAAGAGAATAGCGGAATCTCAGCTTATGAACTGGCTCGAGATATTATAAGCAAATCAAATGCAAATGACATTTACAAGCCGCAAGATGATATTACTTGTGCTGTTATCCACTTCCGAAACCCTCGAAAACTGTTAATCTGCTCTGGCCCTCCGTTTAATGAATCGAGAGATAAACAGTTAGCTGAGCAAATAATGTCGTTTGATGGACGGAAAATTATTTGCGGAGGAACCACCTCGTTAATAGTATCTAGGGAACTTGGAATTCCCATTCGTGTCGGTTTAAGCATCGACTCTTCCGGTTTACCACCAATCTCTCACATGGAAGGTGTCGATTTGGTTACGGAAGGGATTCTTACAATTGGGAAAGTGGCAGAAATTTTAGAAACCCTTCAAGATACTGAAGTTTATGATACTGGCCCGGCTGCTGAGATTGTAAAGCAGATGTTCCAATCCGATATCATTTATCTTCTGGTTGGGACCAAAATTAACGTTGCCCATCAGGACCCATCTCTACCTGTAGAGTTGGAAATAAGACGTAACGTAATGAGAAAGATTGCTCGTTTGTTAGAAGATAAATTCTTAAAGAAAGTTGAAATTCAATTCATATAATCTGTTTATGGACATGAAAGTTGAAGTTATCATTTGCTCGGGAACTCTATGTTACTTAATGGGTGGTGCAGAATTGCAATTGCTTAGTGAGCATTTACCTCCAGCGTTGAAAGATAAAGTTATTGTAAAAGGCTCTCCTTGTGTTGGGTTTTGTGACAAACCCGAAAGCGGGAAACCACCTTTCGCCCTTATTAACGGCCGAAAAATCCAACAAGCTTCTGTTGATAAGCTGATTAGTGAAATTAAACAAGAGTTAGGTATATAGGTAAGGAGGTTACAACTATGGCTGTTGATAATAATGCAATGCTAATTCGAAGAGAGCTTATTACACATGTTGCTCGTTTGTTGATCGAGGATCAACTCGCCGAAAAGATTGATAGAGTTCCCCTGATTATGCGACCACGCAATAACTCGTCGGTTCGTTGCTGTATCCATAAGGATAGGGCTGTGCTTAAGTATAAATTGATGGGGATGCTAGGTTTTAACATTCAGGATGAGGTGGATGAGCTCACCCCGCTATCGGACTATGCAAGACAGGCTATGAACCGGGATGAAACTACAGATATTGTTTTAACT containing:
- a CDS encoding SpoIIE family protein phosphatase — encoded protein: MTITTDSYHVDVGCVQLSKFGAQVCGDVFLSRKIKEEERTIVAVSDGLGSGVKANVLATLTASMAVNFTLAKQPVERTARIIMQTLPVDQKRQISYATFTIADVEGSGETRIIEFDNPGWILVRNTKIVEIDKQELFIDLNDGRKRKMLLSQFKLQRDDRIVLVSDGVTQSGIGTARMPFGYGEDALKRYVCKLVKENSGISAYELARDIISKSNANDIYKPQDDITCAVIHFRNPRKLLICSGPPFNESRDKQLAEQIMSFDGRKIICGGTTSLIVSRELGIPIRVGLSIDSSGLPPISHMEGVDLVTEGILTIGKVAEILETLQDTEVYDTGPAAEIVKQMFQSDIIYLLVGTKINVAHQDPSLPVELEIRRNVMRKIARLLEDKFLKKVEIQFI
- a CDS encoding (2Fe-2S) ferredoxin domain-containing protein, with the protein product MKVEVIICSGTLCYLMGGAELQLLSEHLPPALKDKVIVKGSPCVGFCDKPESGKPPFALINGRKIQQASVDKLISEIKQELGI